The Alosa sapidissima isolate fAloSap1 chromosome 6, fAloSap1.pri, whole genome shotgun sequence genome window below encodes:
- the LOC121711628 gene encoding conglutin beta 5-like isoform X3, which yields MLIDWRARNAGIFSGRRLTAIRGYEVFVKERGLEGLVSPAFIKKKWENLKQKYVTLKRVSVESGTDAAAESWRWYSQMEDALGGRIPEIKPSCNIKMPAVFISTDHDDMVHSLELTVDPQSPPPLPPPPPIKRQRTNSTDVMLEFLGKQEDRDQQRDIEWIQREELREREALEREEQRESEAVEREERREREAIAREARREREAIEREARRERDAIEREARRDREAREREERREQEFRDREERRETEFRERHERMERVYMEREERLLSILEKFLNK from the exons ATGTTAATAGACTGGCGGGCGCGCAATGCAGGTATCTTCTCAGGCAGGAGATTGACTGCCATCAGAGGTTACGA GGTGTTTGTCAAGGAGAGAGGGTTGGAAGGGCTGGTATCACCAGCATTcatcaagaagaaatgggaaaaTCTCAAACAAAAatatgtg ACCCTAAAAAGAGTGTCAGTGGAAAGCGGTACAGACGCTGCAGCTGAGAGTTGGAGATGGTACAGCCAGATGGAGGATGCCCTTGGGGGTAGGATCCCAGAAATCAAGCCTTCCTGTAACATAAAAATGCCTGCAGTCTTTATCTCTACTGACCATGATGACATGGTCCACTCCCTGGAACTGACTGTGGATCCCCAgtcccctcctccccttcctccccctcctccgatAAAGAGGCAGAGGACTAATTCAACTGACGTCATGCTGGAGTTCCTGGGCAAGCAAGAGGACCGCGACCAACAGAGGGACATTGAGTGGATTCAGAGAGAGGaactgagggagagggaggctcTGGAGAGGGAGGAGCAGCGGGAGAGCGAAGCTGTGGAGCGAGAGGAACGGCGGGAAAGAGAGGCCATCGCCAGGGAGGCGAGACGAGAGAGGGAGGCAATAGAGCGAGAGGctcggagagagagggatgccaTCGAAAGAGAGGCtcggagagatagagaggctagagagagggaggagagaagggagcaAGAGTTCAGAGacagggaggaaaggagggaaacAGAGTTTAGAGAGAGACacgagaggatggagagagtgtatATGGAGAGAGAAGAACGGCTTCTTTCTATTCTAGAGAAGTTTCTGAACAAATGA
- the LOC121711628 gene encoding conglutin beta 5-like isoform X2 — protein sequence MCNGTNDDTAMLIDWRARNAGIFSGRRLTAIRGYEVFVKERGLEGLVSPAFIKKKWENLKQKYVTLKRVSVESGTDAAAESWRWYSQMEDALGGRIPEIKPSCNIKMPAVFISTDHDDMVHSLELTVDPQSPPPLPPPPPIKRQRTNSTDVMLEFLGKQEDRDQQRDIEWIQREELREREALEREEQRESEAVEREERREREAIAREARREREAIEREARRERDAIEREARRDREAREREERREQEFRDREERRETEFRERHERMERVYMEREERLLSILEKFLNK from the exons ATGTGTAACG GGACTAATGATGATACCGCCATGTTAATAGACTGGCGGGCGCGCAATGCAGGTATCTTCTCAGGCAGGAGATTGACTGCCATCAGAGGTTACGA GGTGTTTGTCAAGGAGAGAGGGTTGGAAGGGCTGGTATCACCAGCATTcatcaagaagaaatgggaaaaTCTCAAACAAAAatatgtg ACCCTAAAAAGAGTGTCAGTGGAAAGCGGTACAGACGCTGCAGCTGAGAGTTGGAGATGGTACAGCCAGATGGAGGATGCCCTTGGGGGTAGGATCCCAGAAATCAAGCCTTCCTGTAACATAAAAATGCCTGCAGTCTTTATCTCTACTGACCATGATGACATGGTCCACTCCCTGGAACTGACTGTGGATCCCCAgtcccctcctccccttcctccccctcctccgatAAAGAGGCAGAGGACTAATTCAACTGACGTCATGCTGGAGTTCCTGGGCAAGCAAGAGGACCGCGACCAACAGAGGGACATTGAGTGGATTCAGAGAGAGGaactgagggagagggaggctcTGGAGAGGGAGGAGCAGCGGGAGAGCGAAGCTGTGGAGCGAGAGGAACGGCGGGAAAGAGAGGCCATCGCCAGGGAGGCGAGACGAGAGAGGGAGGCAATAGAGCGAGAGGctcggagagagagggatgccaTCGAAAGAGAGGCtcggagagatagagaggctagagagagggaggagagaagggagcaAGAGTTCAGAGacagggaggaaaggagggaaacAGAGTTTAGAGAGAGACacgagaggatggagagagtgtatATGGAGAGAGAAGAACGGCTTCTTTCTATTCTAGAGAAGTTTCTGAACAAATGA
- the LOC121711628 gene encoding chromatin assembly factor 1 subunit A-like isoform X1, with translation MAVVDIISPWGWVCVSVLKNMAAPIYKWTNDDTAMLIDWRARNAGIFSGRRLTAIRGYEVFVKERGLEGLVSPAFIKKKWENLKQKYVTLKRVSVESGTDAAAESWRWYSQMEDALGGRIPEIKPSCNIKMPAVFISTDHDDMVHSLELTVDPQSPPPLPPPPPIKRQRTNSTDVMLEFLGKQEDRDQQRDIEWIQREELREREALEREEQRESEAVEREERREREAIAREARREREAIEREARRERDAIEREARRDREAREREERREQEFRDREERRETEFRERHERMERVYMEREERLLSILEKFLNK, from the exons ATGGCAGTCGTCGACATCATATCACCCTGGGGGtgggtttgtgtgagtgttttgaaAAACATGGCGGCTCCCATTTACAAGT GGACTAATGATGATACCGCCATGTTAATAGACTGGCGGGCGCGCAATGCAGGTATCTTCTCAGGCAGGAGATTGACTGCCATCAGAGGTTACGA GGTGTTTGTCAAGGAGAGAGGGTTGGAAGGGCTGGTATCACCAGCATTcatcaagaagaaatgggaaaaTCTCAAACAAAAatatgtg ACCCTAAAAAGAGTGTCAGTGGAAAGCGGTACAGACGCTGCAGCTGAGAGTTGGAGATGGTACAGCCAGATGGAGGATGCCCTTGGGGGTAGGATCCCAGAAATCAAGCCTTCCTGTAACATAAAAATGCCTGCAGTCTTTATCTCTACTGACCATGATGACATGGTCCACTCCCTGGAACTGACTGTGGATCCCCAgtcccctcctccccttcctccccctcctccgatAAAGAGGCAGAGGACTAATTCAACTGACGTCATGCTGGAGTTCCTGGGCAAGCAAGAGGACCGCGACCAACAGAGGGACATTGAGTGGATTCAGAGAGAGGaactgagggagagggaggctcTGGAGAGGGAGGAGCAGCGGGAGAGCGAAGCTGTGGAGCGAGAGGAACGGCGGGAAAGAGAGGCCATCGCCAGGGAGGCGAGACGAGAGAGGGAGGCAATAGAGCGAGAGGctcggagagagagggatgccaTCGAAAGAGAGGCtcggagagatagagaggctagagagagggaggagagaagggagcaAGAGTTCAGAGacagggaggaaaggagggaaacAGAGTTTAGAGAGAGACacgagaggatggagagagtgtatATGGAGAGAGAAGAACGGCTTCTTTCTATTCTAGAGAAGTTTCTGAACAAATGA